From Bradyrhizobium sp. AZCC 1610:
TCGCGGCGTGGTGCGAGCTGCGCAAGGATTTCCGCAGTTTCCGCACCGACCGCGTGGTCGAAGCGGTCTATCACGACGAAAAATACCCGGAACGCCGTGACATCCTGCGCGCAAAATGGCGACGCAGCCTGGTCTGGGAAGCGCCCAAGGACACCTAGCAAGGACACCTAGAATGGCTACGTGACGCCAGGTAGCTGGCCGCGGCCGTGATTTGGGGTTAAACGCGGAGCATGCATCGAATCGCCGCCGATCACCAAAGCCCCTGCCAGGCCTGCGGCGCCTGCTGCAGCTACTCGCAAAACTGGCCGCGTTTTACTACCGAGGACGATGCAGCGCTCGATCTGATCCCAGAAGGATTCGTCAACGAAAGACTGTCGGGAATGCGCTGCGACGGCGACCGCTGTTCGGCGCTGTCAGGCAAGGTCGGCGAGGCGACGTCGTGCCTGATCTACGCGATACGGCCCGAAGTGTGCCGCACCTGCATGCCCGGCGATGCCGAATGCGCGATGGCACGAAAGCGGCACGGATTGCCGGTACTGGCGTGAGCGGTAGCCCGGATGAAGCGAAGCGCAATCCTTGGCCGCTTTAGCCGGTTGTGAGAGAGTCCCGGGTTACGCTGCGCTTCACCCGGGCTACAATGGCTGCGTTACGCCGTCACTGCTTCGGCAAAATCTTCGTCGTCGATCTCGTCCTCGATCGGCTTGAAGGTCGAGAGCGGTTTTGTCGAGAGAGTGATCGGCTTGCGGCCGCCGTGGGATGACGACGAGGCGGAACGCGCGGCTGGTTCGCGCGACAGCGCATAAAGCGTGGAACCGACCCGGCCACCGAAATGGACCAGCTCGC
This genomic window contains:
- a CDS encoding YkgJ family cysteine cluster protein; protein product: MHRIAADHQSPCQACGACCSYSQNWPRFTTEDDAALDLIPEGFVNERLSGMRCDGDRCSALSGKVGEATSCLIYAIRPEVCRTCMPGDAECAMARKRHGLPVLA